The following proteins come from a genomic window of Chloracidobacterium sp.:
- the carB gene encoding carbamoyl-phosphate synthase large subunit produces the protein MPRRTDIHKVLIIGSGPIVIGQACEFDYSGTQACRALKQEGFEVVLVNSNPATIMTDPEIADRTYIEPLTLETIAAIIEKERPDALLPTVGGQTGLNLSVELFEKGILDKYGVKLIGANIDAIKVGEDRELFKKAMDEVGIPSARGGFAHTWEEAKAIVEETGYPAIVRPAFTLGGTGGGTAYNPEEFEEIAKGGLEASPVSQILVEESILGWKEYELEVMRDLNDNVVIICSIENFDPMGVHTGDSITVAPAQTLTDVEYQNLRDMSIKCIRKVGVETGGSNIQFAVNPANGEVRIIEMNPRVSRSSALASKATGFPIAKIAAKLAVGYTLDEIPNDITKKTPASFEPTIDYVVTKIPKWAFEKFPGAEDVLGTQMKSVGEVMAIGRTFKESLFKGLRSLEAVKPLRLAEVPEEELQRKLARPNSQRFSYVTYALQNGYSIDEIHRLTRIDPWFLDQVSQVMEFQETLDAKPLGEYMEEEIRTAKEFGLSDRRLSFLTGASETDVREHRRSAGIVPVYKRVDTCGAEFESYTPYLYSTYEEECEAEPTERRKIMILGSGPNRIGQGIEFDYCCCHASFALQGADFETIMVNCNPETVSTDYDTSDRLYFEPLTFEDVMNIVEVERPEGVIVQFGGQTPLNLADKLHAAGVPIIGTSPDSIDLAEDRKRFSALLQDLNIPQPPNGSAVSPDEAKIIAAEIGYPIVVRPSFVLGGRAMAIVYDEASLDEYMRTAVDASPEKPVLIDKFLERAGEIDVDALADETAVVIAGIQEHIEEAGIHSGDSSSVLPAQKIASEHLETIQHYTTLLAKALKVKGLMNIQYAIQSDRVYVLEVNPRASRTVPFVAKATGVPIAKIASLVMAGANKLSDFGLPPVLPVPQIFVKSPVFPFKKFAGVDPILGPEMHSTGEVMGVGASFGEAYGKAMEGAGLKLPLTGKAFISVTNADKGQAAILARRLVKLGFDLVATYGTAIRMHEVGLDCASVFKVNEGRPNIADLIRQGEISLIINTPLGKTSHYDEKAIRKAALQFNVPCVTTITGAEALVEAIATKKSEDHLTVRSLQEIHQTSMSIRQSG, from the coding sequence ATGCCGCGACGTACAGATATTCACAAGGTCCTAATCATCGGCTCAGGCCCGATCGTTATCGGCCAGGCTTGCGAGTTCGATTATTCCGGAACGCAGGCCTGTCGGGCTTTAAAGCAGGAAGGTTTTGAGGTCGTCCTGGTCAATTCCAATCCGGCGACGATCATGACCGATCCCGAGATAGCCGATCGCACATATATCGAGCCTCTGACCCTCGAAACAATCGCAGCGATCATCGAGAAAGAGAGGCCTGACGCTCTGCTGCCAACGGTCGGCGGGCAAACGGGCCTGAACCTTTCGGTCGAACTCTTCGAAAAGGGAATTCTCGACAAATACGGGGTCAAGCTCATCGGGGCGAACATAGACGCGATAAAGGTCGGTGAAGACCGCGAGCTCTTCAAGAAGGCGATGGACGAGGTCGGTATCCCGTCGGCCAGGGGCGGATTCGCCCACACTTGGGAAGAGGCGAAGGCGATCGTCGAAGAGACCGGATACCCCGCGATCGTCCGGCCGGCTTTCACATTGGGAGGAACAGGCGGCGGCACTGCCTACAACCCCGAGGAATTCGAAGAGATCGCAAAAGGCGGTCTCGAAGCTTCGCCCGTTTCGCAGATCCTCGTCGAAGAATCGATCCTCGGCTGGAAAGAATATGAGCTCGAGGTGATGCGCGACCTCAACGACAATGTCGTCATAATCTGCTCGATCGAGAATTTTGACCCAATGGGTGTACATACGGGTGATTCGATCACCGTAGCTCCTGCACAGACCCTGACCGACGTTGAGTATCAAAACCTCCGAGACATGTCGATCAAGTGCATCCGTAAGGTGGGCGTGGAAACGGGCGGTTCGAACATCCAATTTGCGGTCAACCCGGCGAACGGCGAAGTTCGCATAATAGAAATGAACCCGCGGGTCTCGCGTTCGAGTGCCCTTGCATCAAAGGCGACCGGATTTCCGATAGCAAAGATCGCGGCCAAATTGGCAGTCGGGTACACCCTGGACGAGATCCCGAACGACATCACAAAGAAAACTCCGGCGTCATTTGAGCCGACGATAGATTACGTTGTCACAAAGATACCGAAATGGGCGTTTGAAAAGTTTCCCGGAGCCGAGGATGTTCTGGGAACGCAGATGAAATCCGTCGGTGAGGTGATGGCTATCGGACGGACCTTCAAGGAAAGCCTGTTCAAAGGTTTACGGTCACTCGAGGCGGTCAAGCCGTTAAGGCTCGCTGAAGTTCCCGAAGAAGAGCTTCAGCGTAAGCTCGCGCGTCCGAATTCGCAGCGGTTTTCGTACGTTACCTATGCACTTCAAAACGGCTATTCGATCGACGAGATCCACCGGCTGACGAGGATCGATCCATGGTTTCTGGATCAAGTGTCGCAGGTGATGGAGTTTCAGGAAACGCTCGATGCGAAGCCATTGGGTGAGTATATGGAGGAAGAGATCAGAACCGCGAAGGAGTTCGGCCTCTCAGACCGCCGGTTGTCATTTTTGACCGGTGCATCTGAGACCGATGTTCGCGAGCATCGCAGGTCGGCGGGGATCGTGCCTGTCTATAAACGAGTCGATACGTGTGGGGCCGAGTTCGAATCGTATACTCCATACCTGTATTCAACATACGAAGAGGAATGCGAGGCCGAGCCGACCGAACGCCGGAAGATCATGATACTCGGGAGCGGGCCGAACCGGATCGGGCAGGGCATCGAATTCGATTATTGCTGCTGCCATGCCTCGTTCGCTCTTCAGGGCGCTGATTTCGAGACGATAATGGTCAATTGCAATCCCGAGACCGTCTCGACTGATTATGACACCTCGGACCGGCTGTATTTTGAACCGCTTACGTTCGAAGATGTGATGAATATAGTCGAAGTCGAGCGTCCAGAAGGAGTTATCGTACAGTTCGGCGGGCAGACCCCGCTCAATTTGGCGGATAAGCTGCACGCTGCCGGCGTACCGATTATTGGAACCTCTCCGGATTCGATCGATCTTGCTGAAGACCGAAAGCGATTTTCAGCGCTGCTTCAGGATCTGAATATTCCCCAACCGCCAAACGGATCTGCAGTTTCGCCCGATGAAGCAAAGATCATCGCGGCTGAGATCGGTTATCCGATAGTCGTTCGACCGAGTTTTGTTCTTGGCGGGCGGGCGATGGCGATCGTCTACGACGAAGCCTCGCTCGATGAATACATGCGGACCGCGGTCGACGCCTCGCCCGAGAAGCCGGTCCTGATCGACAAGTTTCTCGAACGCGCCGGCGAGATCGACGTAGATGCTCTTGCAGATGAAACGGCGGTCGTCATCGCCGGAATTCAGGAACACATCGAGGAGGCGGGAATTCACTCAGGCGATTCGTCGTCGGTATTGCCTGCCCAGAAGATCGCTTCAGAGCACCTCGAGACCATCCAGCACTATACGACGCTTCTCGCCAAGGCCCTGAAAGTAAAGGGTTTGATGAATATTCAATACGCAATACAAAGCGACCGCGTGTATGTTCTCGAGGTCAACCCGAGGGCTTCACGGACGGTGCCATTCGTTGCAAAAGCCACTGGCGTTCCTATCGCAAAGATCGCATCGCTGGTGATGGCCGGAGCCAATAAGCTTAGCGATTTCGGGCTGCCGCCAGTACTTCCGGTACCGCAGATATTTGTAAAATCGCCGGTGTTTCCGTTCAAGAAGTTCGCCGGCGTCGATCCGATCCTTGGACCCGAGATGCATTCGACCGGCGAAGTGATGGGCGTCGGTGCGAGCTTTGGCGAGGCCTACGGCAAGGCGATGGAAGGCGCGGGACTAAAACTTCCTTTGACCGGTAAGGCGTTTATCTCTGTCACCAATGCTGACAAAGGCCAGGCCGCGATACTCGCCCGGCGGCTCGTGAAACTCGGTTTCGACCTTGTTGCAACCTACGGAACGGCGATCAGAATGCACGAGGTCGGTCTTGATTGTGCAAGCGTATTCAAGGTGAACGAAGGCCGGCCGAACATCGCCGACCTCATCCGCCAGGGCGAAATATCGCTGATCATCAACACTCCGCTCGGAAAAACGTCGCACTACGACGAAAAAGCCATCCGAAAAGCAGCCCTTCAATTCAATGTCCCATGCGTGACGACCATTACCGGTGCCGAGGCGTTGGTCGAGGCCATCGCGACGAAGAAGTCGGAAGATCATCTAACGGTTCGCAGCTTGCAGGAGATACATCAGACCTCGATGAGTATCCGACAAAGCGGCTAA